A single genomic interval of Helianthus annuus cultivar XRQ/B chromosome 13, HanXRQr2.0-SUNRISE, whole genome shotgun sequence harbors:
- the LOC110900372 gene encoding transcription factor MYB17: protein MGRAPCCEKTGLKRGPWTQEEDELLVEYIKKNGHGSWRSLPKLAGLLRCGKSCRLRWTNYLRPDIKRGPFSPEEEKLVIQLHAILGNRWAAIAAQMPGRTDNEIKNLWNTHLRKRLLSIGIDPQTHELTTISSPLVGPLKRPPASPSTRHMAQWESARLEAEARLSMESSILLAPSTPLPPNKKTNTDYFLRIWHSEVGNSFRNINIKGEKIEKIACSSPASQASVSGMTIETGPKPETELSSSNPEPESKPDHTSIHLYAGFTHSSSSNEVEDSSDTALQLFFDFPGQNDMSFLEAHF, encoded by the exons ATGGGGAGAGCACCGTGCTGTGAGAAGACAGGGTTGAAGAGAGGACCCTGGACACAAGAAGAAGATGAGCTTCTTGTTGAGTATATCAAGAAGAATGGTCATGGTAGTTGGCGGTCTCTACCTAAGCTTGCCG GTCTACTCCGGTGTGGGAAGAGTTGCAGGCTCCGATGGACAAACTATCTCCGGCCCGACATTAAACGTGGTCCCTTCAGCCCCGAAGAAGAGAAGCTCGTCATCCAGCTACACGCCATTCTCGGCAACAG ATGGGCTGCTATTGCGGCACAGATGCCGGGAAGAACAGATAACGAGATCAAAAACCTATGGAACACGCACTTGAGGAAACGCCTCTTATCCATAGGGATCGACCCACAAACCCACGAGCTAACCACCATATCCTCGCCATTAGTCGGCCCACTTAAACGACCTCCAGCCTCACCCTCCACCCGCCACATGGCACAATGGGAGAGCGCCAGGCTGGAGGCCGAAGCACGGCTCTCGATGGAATCATCGATCCTTTTAGCCCCGTCAACACCCCTACCACCGAACAAGAAAACCAACACCGACTACTTCTTACGTATTTGGCATTCGGAAGTTGGAAACTCTTTTAGAAATATTAATATAAAAGGTGAGAAGATCGAGAAGATCGCTTGTTCTAGTCCAGCTTCACAAGCCTCGGTTTCCGGGATGACTATCGAAACGGGACCGAAACCAGAAACCGAACTCTCGTCTAGCAATCCGGAACCTGAATCCAAACCCGACCACACGAGTATACATCTCTATGCTGGATTCACACATTCGTCGAGCTCGAATGAAGTTGAAGACTCGTCGGATACTGCCCTACAGTTGTTTTTTGATTTCCCAGGGCAAAATGATATGAGCTTCTTAGAAGCTCATTTTTAA